Proteins co-encoded in one Lynx canadensis isolate LIC74 chromosome C1, mLynCan4.pri.v2, whole genome shotgun sequence genomic window:
- the RHCE gene encoding blood group Rh(CE) polypeptide isoform X2 gives MELVKVPHGAGPRMGSKYPRSMQCFLPLWTLVLEVALIVIFFFFTSYDTSSQDPKKLMETYRVLQDVTIMVALGFGFINSSLRRYGWSSVAFNLFLLALAVQWAVLLDGFLEQLSPKKVVIKLSSIKLATMSAMSVLISAGAVLGKTNLVQLVLMALVEVTAFDVMRMIQRKYFIKDNHVNMMHIHVFAAYFGLMVAWSFRRPLHERVMEKDQTAKSSSLFGMLGTLFLWIFWPSFNSALLLDSPNERKNAMFNTYYALAVSAVTAISVSSLAHPQGKINMNHIHNAVLAGGVAVGASCYLISSPWLAMVLGLTAGLISTGGALCLPMYFNHVLGIHDTGGVYYTFGLPGLLGEIAHIVLITYQVDQTKSAMINYQLLLDIGALSLAMAMGLLIGLLTGLVLNLKIWRGPHVSKYFDDQAFWEFPHLAVGF, from the exons ATGGAGCTGGTGAAAGTGCCACACGGAGCGGGACCCAGAATGGGCTCTAAGTACCCACGATCCATGCAGTGCTTCCTGCCCCTGTGGACCCTAGTGCTGGAGGTGGCTCTCATTgtcatcttcttctttttcaccTCCTATGACACTTCCTCACAGGATCCAAAGAAGCTCATGGAGACCTATCGAG TCCTGCAGGATGTTACCATCATGGTGGCCCTTGGCTTTGGCTTCATCAACTCGTCTTTGCGGAGATACGGCTGGAGCAGCGTGGCCTTCAACCTCTTCTTGCTGGCCCTGGCCGTGCAGTGGGCAGTCCTACTGGATGGGTTCCTGGAGCAGCTCTCCCCTAAGAAGGTGGTCATCAAACTGTCCAG tatTAAGCTGGCCACCATGAGCGCCATGTCTGTGCTCATTTCAGCGGGTGCCGTTCTAGGCAAGACCAACCTGGTGCAGCTGGTGCTGATGGCACTGGTGGAGGTGACAGCCTTTGATGTCATGAGGATGATCCAAAGGAAGTACTTCATT AAGGACAACCACGTCAACATGATGCACATCCACGTGTTTGCAGCCTATTTTGGGCTGATGGTGGCCTGGAGCTTCCGGAGGCCTCTGCATGAGAGAGTGATGGAGAAAGATCAGACAGCAAAGAGCTCCAGTTTGTTTGGCATGCTGG GAACCCTCTTCTTATGGATATTCTGGCCGAGTTTCAACTCTGCTCTGCTGCTGGACTCTCCAAACGAAAGGAAGAATGCCATGTTCAACACCTACTATGCTCTTGCGGTCAGCGCGGTGACAGCCATCTCGGTGTCGTCCTTGGCTCACCCCCAAGGGAAGATCAACATG AATCATATCCACAATGCGGTACTGGCCGGAGGTGTGGCTGTGGGTGCCTCGTGTTATCTGATCAGCTCGCCTTGGCTTGCCATGGTGCTGGGCCTTACGGCTGGACTAATCTCCACCGGAGGAGCCCTGTGCCTGCCG ATGTATTTTAACCACGTGCTGGGGATCCACGACACCGGTGGCGTGTACTACACCTTCGGCTTGCCGGGGCTCCTCGGAGAGATCGCCCACATCGTGCTGATCACGTATCAAGTCGACCAGACCAAGAGTGCCAT GATTAACTACCAGTTGCTCTTGGACATTGGGGCACTGAGCTTGGCCATGGCTATGGGTCTGCTAATTGGTCTTTTGACAG GTTTGGTCTTAAACCTCAAAATATGGAGAGGACCTCATGTATCTAAATATTTTGATGACCAAGCTTTCTGGGAG TTTCCTCATTTGGCTGTTGGATTTTAA
- the RHCE gene encoding blood group Rh(CE) polypeptide isoform X1, whose amino-acid sequence MELVKVPHGAGPRMGSKYPRSMQCFLPLWTLVLEVALIVIFFFFTSYDTSSQDPKKLMETYRVLQDVTIMVALGFGFINSSLRRYGWSSVAFNLFLLALAVQWAVLLDGFLEQLSPKKVVIKLSSIKLATMSAMSVLISAGAVLGKTNLVQLVLMALVEVTAFDVMRMIQRKYFIKDNHVNMMHIHVFAAYFGLMVAWSFRRPLHERVMEKDQTAKSSSLFGMLGTLFLWIFWPSFNSALLLDSPNERKNAMFNTYYALAVSAVTAISVSSLAHPQGKINMNHIHNAVLAGGVAVGASCYLISSPWLAMVLGLTAGLISTGGALCLPMYFNHVLGIHDTGGVYYTFGLPGLLGEIAHIVLITYQVDQTKSAMINYQLLLDIGALSLAMAMGLLIGLLTGKYETTLLPHGAGHRPQGQSAPAPWLDVYTHPLLCEPPQLRPNEANH is encoded by the exons ATGGAGCTGGTGAAAGTGCCACACGGAGCGGGACCCAGAATGGGCTCTAAGTACCCACGATCCATGCAGTGCTTCCTGCCCCTGTGGACCCTAGTGCTGGAGGTGGCTCTCATTgtcatcttcttctttttcaccTCCTATGACACTTCCTCACAGGATCCAAAGAAGCTCATGGAGACCTATCGAG TCCTGCAGGATGTTACCATCATGGTGGCCCTTGGCTTTGGCTTCATCAACTCGTCTTTGCGGAGATACGGCTGGAGCAGCGTGGCCTTCAACCTCTTCTTGCTGGCCCTGGCCGTGCAGTGGGCAGTCCTACTGGATGGGTTCCTGGAGCAGCTCTCCCCTAAGAAGGTGGTCATCAAACTGTCCAG tatTAAGCTGGCCACCATGAGCGCCATGTCTGTGCTCATTTCAGCGGGTGCCGTTCTAGGCAAGACCAACCTGGTGCAGCTGGTGCTGATGGCACTGGTGGAGGTGACAGCCTTTGATGTCATGAGGATGATCCAAAGGAAGTACTTCATT AAGGACAACCACGTCAACATGATGCACATCCACGTGTTTGCAGCCTATTTTGGGCTGATGGTGGCCTGGAGCTTCCGGAGGCCTCTGCATGAGAGAGTGATGGAGAAAGATCAGACAGCAAAGAGCTCCAGTTTGTTTGGCATGCTGG GAACCCTCTTCTTATGGATATTCTGGCCGAGTTTCAACTCTGCTCTGCTGCTGGACTCTCCAAACGAAAGGAAGAATGCCATGTTCAACACCTACTATGCTCTTGCGGTCAGCGCGGTGACAGCCATCTCGGTGTCGTCCTTGGCTCACCCCCAAGGGAAGATCAACATG AATCATATCCACAATGCGGTACTGGCCGGAGGTGTGGCTGTGGGTGCCTCGTGTTATCTGATCAGCTCGCCTTGGCTTGCCATGGTGCTGGGCCTTACGGCTGGACTAATCTCCACCGGAGGAGCCCTGTGCCTGCCG ATGTATTTTAACCACGTGCTGGGGATCCACGACACCGGTGGCGTGTACTACACCTTCGGCTTGCCGGGGCTCCTCGGAGAGATCGCCCACATCGTGCTGATCACGTATCAAGTCGACCAGACCAAGAGTGCCAT GATTAACTACCAGTTGCTCTTGGACATTGGGGCACTGAGCTTGGCCATGGCTATGGGTCTGCTAATTGGTCTTTTGACAGGTAAGTATGAGACCACCCTTCTTCCCCATGGTGCAGGGCACAGGCCTCAGGGCCAGAGTGCACCTGCCCCATGGCTGGATGTGTATACCCATCCCCTTCTCTGTGAACCCCCTCAGCTCCGGCCAAATGAGGCAAACCACTAA